A genomic segment from Thermostichus lividus PCC 6715 encodes:
- the pstC gene encoding phosphate ABC transporter permease subunit PstC, producing MVEQPFPSTNKVPLTLPSRTIRLWRERIIATVLFLAAISSVITTLVIVYILFAETMIFFEKVMEEHQESLLAALVEFFTGTEWSPLIQPISIGILPLLSGTFTTCVVGSCVAIPFGTIAAIYLSEFAPAKVREFLKPVLEILAGVPTVVYGYFALLFVTPVLQKIILGVQQFFAPGKESWEYFELPGFNMLGAGIVVGLMIVPYITSLAEDALRAVPVHLREGSYAMGATRLQTAIKVLMPAATSGIVAAYILALSRAVGETMIVAIAAGLQPKLTFNPLEGAATTTAYIVSVSLGDLPHGSLEYQSIFAAGIMLFVATLILNVAGYFISRRYREVY from the coding sequence ATGGTAGAACAACCCTTCCCCTCTACAAATAAGGTTCCCCTTACCCTGCCCTCCCGCACTATTAGGCTTTGGCGAGAACGGATTATTGCCACCGTGCTGTTTTTAGCAGCCATCTCTTCGGTGATCACCACCCTCGTGATCGTTTACATTTTGTTTGCAGAAACAATGATCTTTTTTGAAAAAGTGATGGAGGAGCACCAAGAGTCCCTTCTTGCAGCATTAGTGGAGTTTTTCACGGGGACTGAATGGTCACCCCTGATTCAGCCCATTAGCATTGGCATTTTGCCGCTGCTCTCGGGCACCTTTACCACTTGCGTGGTGGGCAGTTGCGTCGCTATCCCCTTTGGTACCATTGCCGCCATCTACTTAAGTGAATTTGCCCCTGCTAAAGTAAGGGAGTTCCTCAAGCCGGTTCTGGAAATTCTAGCAGGGGTGCCCACGGTAGTCTATGGCTATTTTGCTCTCCTGTTTGTTACGCCCGTGCTGCAAAAAATCATCCTAGGGGTGCAGCAGTTCTTTGCTCCGGGGAAGGAGTCTTGGGAATACTTTGAGCTACCGGGCTTTAATATGCTGGGAGCCGGTATTGTTGTGGGGCTGATGATTGTTCCTTACATTACTAGCTTGGCGGAGGATGCACTGCGAGCCGTGCCCGTACATCTACGGGAAGGCTCGTACGCGATGGGGGCAACCCGCTTGCAAACTGCCATTAAGGTTCTCATGCCTGCTGCTACCTCCGGGATTGTTGCCGCCTATATTTTGGCCTTGTCGCGGGCGGTGGGCGAAACAATGATTGTTGCCATTGCCGCTGGGTTGCAGCCAAAGCTAACATTTAATCCGTTAGAGGGGGCTGCGACCACAACCGCCTACATTGTGTCGGTGAGTTTAGGCGATTTACCCCACGGCTCCCTAGAATACCAGTCGATTTTTGCTGCTGGAATCATGCTCTTTGTGGCAACCTTGATTTTGAATGTTGCGGGGTACTTTATTAGTCGCCGCTATCGGGAGGTGTACTAG
- a CDS encoding PstS family phosphate ABC transporter substrate-binding protein — protein sequence MFTSAKTYARLGVLAAVTALSASLMPHALSQGTPTVRIDGSSTVFPVTEAAAEAFQKAQGGKVRVTVGVSGTGGGFKKFCRGETDISNASRPILAKEIADCKAAGISFIELPIGYDALTVVVNPQNTWATNLTVDELKKIWSPDSKINNWSQVRQGFPNFPLKLFGAGADSGTFDYFTEAINGKAKVSRKDYTASEDDNVLVQGVSRERGALGYFGYAYYAENRNRLKAVAIDNGKGPVLPSEQTVLNGTYQPLSRPIFIYVNSRSAQRPEVKQFVTYYLNNAPALVKKVRYVPLPTSAYKTILANFNKNRVGTVFGGKEAIGLTINQLLKMTPQ from the coding sequence ATGTTCACATCTGCAAAAACCTATGCCCGTTTAGGGGTTCTGGCAGCTGTCACTGCTCTCTCGGCCAGCCTCATGCCCCATGCCCTCTCCCAAGGCACGCCTACCGTACGCATTGATGGCTCGAGTACCGTCTTTCCAGTTACAGAAGCTGCTGCCGAAGCGTTCCAAAAAGCCCAAGGGGGTAAGGTACGAGTCACCGTTGGTGTGTCTGGTACAGGTGGTGGTTTCAAGAAGTTCTGCCGTGGTGAAACAGATATTTCCAATGCATCGCGCCCCATCTTGGCGAAAGAAATTGCTGATTGTAAAGCAGCAGGGATTAGCTTTATCGAATTGCCTATTGGCTACGATGCCCTCACTGTTGTTGTTAACCCTCAAAACACATGGGCAACAAACTTAACGGTTGATGAGCTGAAAAAAATCTGGTCTCCCGACTCCAAGATCAATAACTGGAGCCAAGTGCGTCAGGGATTCCCCAACTTTCCTCTGAAGCTGTTTGGTGCTGGGGCTGATTCAGGTACCTTTGACTACTTTACTGAGGCCATCAACGGCAAAGCCAAAGTGAGCCGTAAGGACTATACGGCCAGTGAAGACGATAACGTCTTAGTGCAAGGGGTGTCTCGGGAGCGCGGTGCCCTTGGGTATTTTGGCTATGCTTACTACGCCGAAAACCGTAACCGCCTTAAAGCGGTAGCCATCGACAATGGCAAAGGGCCTGTACTTCCTTCGGAACAAACCGTGCTCAATGGTACCTATCAGCCCCTCTCTCGCCCTATTTTCATTTACGTTAACTCGCGATCTGCGCAACGCCCCGAAGTCAAGCAATTTGTGACCTATTACTTGAATAATGCACCTGCACTAGTGAAGAAAGTGCGGTATGTTCCCCTGCCTACTAGTGCTTACAAAACCATTCTGGCCAACTTTAACAAAAACCGGGTTGGTACTGTCTTTGGTGGGAAAGAGGCGATTGGGCTGACAATTAACCAACTGCTAAAAATGACCCCTCAGTAA
- the murC gene encoding UDP-N-acetylmuramate--L-alanine ligase, with protein sequence MEFNHRPFHFIGIGGIGMSALAYILAKQGFTVTGSDLRSNRLTEQLSELGVQVFIGQAASNLEAYPYPDLPQIICSTAIRDDNPEYQAAQRLNCPIFHRSDVLAALMHRCHSIAVAGTHGKTTTSSMIAYLLLRAGLDPTIIVGGEVAAWQGNARVGQGRYLVAEADESDGSLRKFHPHIGVITNIELDHPDHYTSLEEVLNTFQQFANQADIVIGCADCPNVRDRLCHPRLLTYSLQRQEGVDYCVDHVYYSSHGTTARVWERGTSLGILQLNVLGAHNLQNALAVIAVGRYLGIDFATIAAALLEFMGARRRFEERGQVNGIRFIDDYAHHPSEIMATLAAARLQVGSHSPWRRLVAVFQPHRYSRTQAFLDAFGQAFSAADQVILTDIYSAGEPDPGTISGMDVAECTRQYHAAVSYCATMEAVQAYLGTLLQPGDLVVFLGAGNLNQLIPDIMADQERLSPLPEAIAL encoded by the coding sequence ATGGAGTTTAATCACCGTCCATTCCACTTCATTGGCATTGGTGGTATTGGGATGTCAGCTCTTGCTTACATTCTGGCGAAACAGGGGTTTACGGTCACTGGATCGGATCTGCGCAGTAATCGCCTCACTGAGCAGTTGTCTGAACTTGGGGTACAAGTGTTTATTGGCCAAGCAGCTAGTAATTTGGAGGCCTATCCCTATCCTGATCTACCACAAATTATTTGCTCCACTGCCATTCGCGACGACAATCCTGAGTATCAAGCGGCTCAGCGACTGAATTGCCCAATATTTCACCGCTCCGATGTTTTAGCGGCCTTAATGCACCGCTGTCACAGCATTGCCGTGGCGGGTACCCATGGTAAAACCACCACCAGCAGCATGATTGCTTATCTTCTGTTGCGGGCTGGGTTAGACCCGACAATCATTGTTGGCGGTGAAGTGGCGGCTTGGCAGGGCAATGCCCGCGTGGGTCAAGGCCGCTATTTGGTGGCAGAGGCTGATGAGTCCGACGGCTCCCTGCGGAAGTTTCATCCCCACATTGGCGTAATTACGAATATTGAGCTAGACCACCCCGATCATTACACTTCCCTTGAAGAGGTCTTGAATACCTTTCAACAGTTTGCTAACCAAGCGGATATTGTCATTGGCTGTGCTGATTGCCCCAATGTGCGCGATCGCCTGTGTCATCCGCGCCTGCTGACCTATAGCCTCCAGCGCCAAGAGGGTGTTGATTATTGTGTTGATCATGTTTATTACAGCTCCCATGGAACGACCGCCCGGGTGTGGGAGCGAGGAACCTCCCTTGGCATTTTGCAACTCAATGTTTTAGGGGCGCACAATCTCCAAAATGCTTTGGCAGTTATTGCGGTGGGTCGCTACCTTGGCATTGACTTTGCCACGATCGCCGCAGCACTGCTCGAGTTTATGGGGGCGCGGCGACGGTTTGAGGAACGGGGGCAAGTCAACGGCATTCGTTTTATTGATGACTATGCCCACCACCCCAGTGAGATTATGGCCACCCTAGCGGCAGCGCGACTACAGGTGGGCAGTCATTCGCCATGGCGGCGACTGGTGGCCGTGTTTCAGCCCCATCGCTACAGCCGTACCCAAGCCTTTCTCGATGCCTTTGGTCAAGCGTTTAGTGCTGCCGATCAGGTGATTCTCACTGATATTTATAGCGCGGGTGAGCCTGATCCCGGCACCATCAGCGGTATGGATGTGGCCGAGTGTACCCGCCAGTATCATGCAGCCGTTAGCTACTGCGCCACGATGGAAGCGGTGCAAGCCTATTTGGGCACGCTTCTGCAACCAGGGGATCTTGTGGTGTTTTTGGGGGCAGGTAACTTGAATCAACTGATTCCGGACATTATGGCTGATCAAGAACGTTTATCTCCCCTGCCTGAGGCGATCGCCCTATGA
- the ppsA gene encoding phosphoenolpyruvate synthase: protein MTQSISRSTTTAADRETAFVLELNSLSLKDLPLVGGKNSSLGEMLQQLSPKGINVPDGFATTAYAYRYFIQAGDLDKQLRRLLTGLDVEDVGELHRVGQAIRSLILHTPFPQALTDAIAAAYQNMCDRYGANTDVAVRSSATAEDLPDASFAGQQETYLNVHGLKGVLDACHRCFASLFTDRAISYRQIKGFDHFSVALSVGVQKMVRSDLACSGVMFSIDTETGFKDAALITAAYGLGENVVQGAVNPDEYLVFKPTLKAGYKPILKKALGTKEIRMVYDLGGTKLTRNEPVPETLRKQFALNDEEILTLGKWACAIEDHYSAQRGTYTPMDIEWAKDGITGELFIVQARPETVQSQKAGNVLRSYHLQKKGTVLAKGRAVGEMIGQGRARVIRNVANIDQFQAGEVLVTHRTDPDWEPIMKKASAIVTDQGGRTCHAAIIAREMGIPAIVGCGNATDAIPNGAEVTVSCAEGEEGHIYSGLLPFHVEEVALENLPRTRTQILMNVGNPEEAFSLAAIPNDGVGLARMEFIIANHIQAHPLALLHYDELQDEVAKLKIAELTQQYSNKAEFFVDKLAQGIGAIAAAFYPKPVVVRMSDFKSNEYANLLGGRQFEPHEENPMIGWRGASRYYDPKYAEGFALECQAMKRVRDEMGLTNVILMIPFCRTPAEGQRVLAEMAKHGLKQGENGLQVYVMCELPSNVVLADAFAEVFDGFSIGSNDLTQLTLGLDRDSALVAHLFDERNEAVKRMVAQAIQTAKAKGRKIGICGQAPSDYPEFAEFLVTQGIDSISLNPDSVLKTLLQIAEVEARG, encoded by the coding sequence ATGACTCAATCTATCTCCAGATCAACAACCACAGCAGCAGATCGCGAGACGGCGTTTGTTCTGGAACTCAACTCTCTGAGCTTAAAGGATCTGCCATTGGTGGGAGGTAAAAACTCCTCCCTAGGGGAAATGCTGCAACAGCTTAGCCCGAAGGGGATTAATGTTCCAGATGGCTTTGCGACCACTGCCTACGCTTACCGTTACTTTATCCAAGCCGGGGATCTCGATAAGCAACTCCGCCGCCTCTTGACTGGATTGGATGTTGAAGATGTCGGTGAGCTACATCGCGTTGGGCAAGCCATCCGTTCACTGATCCTCCACACCCCCTTCCCGCAAGCATTGACGGATGCGATTGCGGCTGCCTATCAAAATATGTGCGATCGCTATGGTGCGAATACCGATGTTGCGGTGCGCTCTAGTGCCACCGCCGAAGACCTTCCCGATGCGAGTTTTGCCGGTCAGCAGGAAACCTACCTCAACGTCCATGGCCTCAAAGGGGTCTTAGATGCCTGCCATCGCTGCTTTGCGTCCCTGTTTACCGACCGTGCCATCTCCTACCGTCAGATCAAAGGTTTTGATCACTTTAGTGTGGCGCTGTCGGTCGGCGTACAAAAAATGGTGCGCTCAGACTTAGCCTGTTCGGGGGTGATGTTCTCCATTGATACTGAAACGGGTTTTAAGGATGCTGCCTTGATTACGGCTGCCTATGGCCTAGGGGAAAACGTGGTTCAAGGGGCGGTGAATCCTGATGAATACCTTGTCTTTAAGCCAACTCTGAAAGCAGGGTACAAACCTATCCTCAAAAAAGCCCTCGGCACCAAAGAAATCCGCATGGTTTACGATCTCGGCGGTACCAAACTCACTCGTAATGAGCCAGTGCCAGAAACCTTGCGCAAGCAGTTTGCCCTTAACGATGAGGAAATTCTGACTCTGGGGAAATGGGCCTGTGCCATTGAAGACCATTATTCTGCACAGCGGGGCACCTATACCCCCATGGACATCGAGTGGGCTAAGGATGGTATCACGGGTGAGCTATTTATTGTCCAAGCCCGCCCAGAAACCGTGCAGTCCCAAAAAGCGGGGAATGTTCTGCGCAGCTACCACCTGCAAAAGAAAGGAACCGTGCTGGCCAAAGGTCGTGCTGTGGGTGAAATGATTGGCCAAGGCCGGGCGCGGGTGATCCGCAATGTGGCTAATATTGATCAGTTTCAAGCGGGTGAAGTGCTGGTGACCCACCGTACAGACCCCGACTGGGAACCGATCATGAAAAAAGCCAGTGCCATTGTCACCGATCAAGGCGGTCGTACCTGTCATGCGGCTATTATTGCTCGGGAAATGGGAATTCCAGCCATTGTGGGCTGCGGCAATGCCACTGATGCTATCCCCAATGGGGCAGAGGTCACGGTGTCCTGTGCCGAAGGGGAAGAAGGTCACATCTACAGTGGTTTATTACCCTTCCACGTAGAGGAAGTGGCACTGGAGAACCTGCCTCGCACCCGCACCCAAATCCTGATGAATGTGGGCAACCCCGAAGAAGCCTTTAGTTTGGCCGCCATCCCCAACGATGGCGTGGGCTTAGCACGGATGGAGTTTATTATTGCGAACCACATCCAAGCACACCCGTTGGCGCTGTTGCACTACGACGAGTTACAGGATGAGGTGGCAAAACTGAAAATTGCCGAACTGACCCAGCAATACAGCAATAAAGCTGAGTTCTTTGTTGATAAGCTGGCGCAAGGCATTGGGGCGATCGCCGCCGCCTTTTATCCCAAACCTGTAGTGGTGCGGATGTCGGACTTCAAGAGTAACGAGTATGCCAACCTCTTGGGCGGCCGCCAATTTGAACCCCACGAAGAAAACCCTATGATTGGCTGGCGGGGTGCCTCACGCTACTACGATCCCAAGTATGCCGAAGGGTTTGCCCTAGAGTGCCAAGCGATGAAGCGGGTACGGGATGAAATGGGGTTGACCAATGTGATCCTCATGATTCCCTTCTGCCGGACACCCGCGGAAGGACAGCGGGTCTTGGCGGAAATGGCAAAACATGGCCTCAAGCAAGGGGAAAATGGCTTGCAGGTCTATGTCATGTGTGAACTCCCCAGTAACGTTGTGCTGGCGGATGCCTTTGCGGAGGTGTTTGATGGCTTTTCCATTGGCTCCAATGACCTGACGCAGTTAACGCTGGGGTTAGACCGTGACTCTGCCTTGGTGGCGCACCTCTTTGATGAACGCAACGAAGCCGTGAAGCGGATGGTGGCACAAGCCATTCAAACCGCGAAGGCCAAGGGGCGCAAAATTGGCATCTGTGGCCAAGCCCCTAGCGATTATCCTGAGTTTGCCGAGTTCCTTGTCACCCAAGGGATTGACTCCATTAGCCTCAACCCCGACTCGGTGTTGAAAACACTGTTGCAGATTGCTGAGGTGGAGGCTCGCGGGTAG
- a CDS encoding YggS family pyridoxal phosphate-dependent enzyme: MLSPLDIRDRVEHLKASLPPTTRLIAVSKYAPVAAMRAAYGAGIRDFGESRVQDAAAKRLELADLTDITWHLIGHLQTNKVRQALTLFDWIHTVDRLKLAERINAILAETGQTAPRCLLQVKLRPDPHKYGWERSQLEAALPHLDRLPHLHCHGLMTILPLGLPPTEQLQVFRELRAWGETLSRKGWQRLQWQEYSMGMSQDYPLAVQAGATMVRVGTAIFGSRTIGTSLIETN, from the coding sequence GTGCTATCCCCTCTCGACATTCGCGATCGCGTCGAGCACCTCAAAGCGAGCCTTCCCCCCACGACTCGCCTCATTGCTGTCAGTAAGTACGCGCCGGTAGCTGCCATGCGAGCGGCCTATGGGGCTGGGATTCGGGATTTTGGCGAAAGTCGCGTCCAAGACGCTGCGGCTAAACGCTTAGAACTGGCGGATCTGACCGACATCACTTGGCACCTGATTGGACACCTGCAAACCAATAAAGTCCGCCAAGCCCTAACACTCTTTGACTGGATTCACACGGTAGATCGCCTGAAACTAGCAGAACGGATCAATGCCATTCTCGCAGAAACCGGGCAGACTGCTCCCCGCTGTTTGCTCCAAGTCAAGCTGCGCCCTGACCCCCACAAGTATGGCTGGGAGCGATCGCAGCTAGAGGCCGCACTGCCCCACTTGGATCGCCTGCCCCACTTACACTGCCATGGGTTAATGACAATTTTGCCCTTGGGACTGCCCCCCACAGAGCAACTGCAGGTTTTTAGGGAACTGCGGGCATGGGGCGAAACCCTTAGCCGCAAGGGGTGGCAGCGACTGCAATGGCAAGAGTATTCCATGGGGATGAGTCAAGATTATCCCTTGGCGGTTCAGGCAGGAGCCACGATGGTGCGGGTTGGAACAGCGATCTTTGGCAGTAGAACCATTGGGACAAGTTTAATTGAAACAAATTAA
- the murB gene encoding UDP-N-acetylmuramate dehydrogenase translates to MTVQYLPDTSCPLQAHVPLANLTTLNVGGCAQWFVEPRTVSELQIAYQWAQHKDLPITVLGAGSNLLISDQGVAGLVISTKYLRYLKADPESGQITVGAGYPLPKMAHYAAKLGWRGLEWIVGIPGSVGGAVVMNAGAHGGCTAERLVSALVLEADGGLSVLSPRELEYHYRTSALQGTQRLVLQATWQLEPGHDPNHVKATTQKYLNDRLRTQPYHLPNCGSVFRNPGERTAGWLIEQTGLKGYQLGRAQVSEKHANFILNCGGATALEVYQLIRYVQTAVADRWAVWLSPEVQLVGEFS, encoded by the coding sequence ATGACTGTTCAGTATCTTCCCGATACCAGCTGTCCATTGCAAGCCCATGTCCCCCTTGCCAATTTGACAACCCTCAACGTGGGGGGGTGCGCTCAGTGGTTTGTTGAGCCACGAACCGTGTCTGAGCTACAGATAGCCTACCAGTGGGCACAGCACAAAGACCTGCCGATTACGGTACTGGGGGCAGGCTCCAATTTGCTGATTAGTGATCAAGGGGTGGCGGGGCTGGTTATTTCGACCAAATATCTCCGCTATCTTAAAGCTGATCCTGAAAGTGGTCAAATTACGGTGGGGGCAGGCTACCCGCTGCCCAAAATGGCGCACTATGCTGCTAAGTTAGGCTGGCGCGGACTGGAGTGGATTGTGGGTATTCCGGGGAGTGTGGGCGGAGCTGTGGTCATGAATGCGGGTGCCCATGGCGGCTGCACTGCGGAGCGGTTAGTCTCTGCGTTAGTACTTGAAGCGGATGGTGGCCTTTCGGTTCTGTCGCCCCGTGAGCTGGAGTATCACTATCGCACCTCTGCGTTACAGGGCACTCAGCGGCTGGTGCTGCAGGCAACATGGCAACTGGAACCTGGCCATGATCCCAATCACGTGAAGGCGACGACGCAAAAATACCTGAACGATCGCCTGCGCACCCAACCCTATCACTTACCCAACTGTGGCAGTGTCTTTCGGAATCCGGGAGAACGAACCGCGGGTTGGCTGATTGAGCAAACGGGTCTGAAGGGGTATCAACTGGGTCGTGCCCAAGTGTCTGAGAAGCACGCCAACTTTATCCTTAACTGTGGTGGTGCAACGGCTCTAGAGGTCTATCAATTAATTCGCTATGTTCAAACTGCCGTGGCCGATCGCTGGGCGGTTTGGCTCAGCCCGGAAGTTCAGCTTGTTGGTGAATTTTCTTAA
- a CDS encoding alpha/beta fold hydrolase encodes MMQPLPTKTYDWQGFSCAYRFAPATATQTPMLFIHPVGVGLSGRFWDRCIAAWQEGDRPLYVPDLLGCGESAMPHVAYYPEDWAAQLKFFIESVIDQVVVLVVQGALFPVAMELVSQCPERIRGMILSGPPTASLITEYTDRFWQQVRWNLFDSPLGWGFYLYARQESFLRQFSIDQLFAQPDAVDSEWLRMLAAGCANLDSRHAVYSFLSGFWRKDYRSAMKHVHQPVLVVMGNQASSISRDGVADSPLDRLKFYTETFPNAEGVVIPGRNVLPYESTTAFVEASQQFLAAKEL; translated from the coding sequence ATGATGCAGCCACTACCAACGAAAACCTATGACTGGCAAGGGTTCTCCTGTGCCTATCGGTTTGCCCCCGCCACTGCAACTCAAACACCGATGCTGTTCATTCATCCGGTGGGGGTGGGGTTATCGGGGCGCTTTTGGGATCGGTGTATTGCCGCCTGGCAAGAGGGCGATCGCCCCTTGTATGTCCCAGATTTACTCGGCTGTGGCGAGAGTGCTATGCCTCATGTGGCCTACTATCCTGAGGACTGGGCAGCGCAGTTAAAATTCTTTATTGAATCAGTGATTGACCAAGTGGTGGTGCTAGTGGTGCAGGGGGCACTGTTTCCAGTGGCCATGGAGCTAGTGAGCCAGTGTCCTGAACGCATACGGGGGATGATCTTGAGTGGGCCACCAACCGCGTCACTCATTACGGAATACACCGATCGCTTCTGGCAACAGGTGCGTTGGAATCTTTTTGACTCTCCCTTGGGCTGGGGGTTTTATCTCTATGCTCGCCAAGAAAGCTTCTTGCGCCAATTTTCCATTGATCAGCTGTTTGCTCAGCCAGACGCGGTGGATTCTGAGTGGTTGCGGATGCTGGCAGCGGGTTGTGCCAACCTAGACAGCCGCCACGCGGTGTATTCCTTTCTTTCAGGGTTTTGGCGCAAAGATTATCGCAGTGCGATGAAGCATGTACACCAGCCTGTTTTGGTGGTCATGGGGAATCAAGCATCCAGTATTAGTCGCGATGGCGTTGCAGATTCACCCCTAGATCGCCTGAAGTTCTACACCGAAACGTTTCCCAATGCCGAAGGAGTTGTCATTCCGGGGCGTAATGTTCTGCCCTACGAGTCCACGACTGCCTTTGTGGAGGCCTCTCAGCAGTTTCTAGCGGCCAAAGAGCTTTAG
- a CDS encoding YdcF family protein translates to MVCFWRAPQQAAIALAIGFLILVLSGNDYVAAALMKSLEQQHLPPEPMPQAAAIVVLGGAVVPQTTPRPWVEVTEEGDRILYGARLQQQGYAPYLILSGGRIGWLGETSQRGEAADMAEIAQTCGVPASQILLDSTSLNTYENAVNVKKLLAAQNITGKLLLVTSAYHMPRSVAIFRKLGLEVIPAPTDYRYPSIARSLTWQNLFLSLIPTPYNMDITTIALREYQGLLIYRLRGWL, encoded by the coding sequence ATGGTGTGCTTTTGGCGTGCCCCTCAACAGGCGGCGATCGCCCTCGCCATTGGCTTTTTGATTCTGGTGCTGAGTGGCAATGACTATGTGGCCGCTGCCCTGATGAAATCTCTAGAGCAGCAACATCTGCCCCCGGAACCGATGCCTCAAGCAGCGGCGATCGTGGTGTTAGGGGGAGCTGTTGTGCCCCAAACCACCCCCCGTCCTTGGGTTGAAGTGACCGAAGAGGGCGATCGCATTCTCTATGGTGCGCGTTTACAGCAACAGGGCTATGCTCCCTATCTAATCTTGAGCGGTGGCCGCATTGGCTGGTTAGGGGAAACCTCACAACGGGGAGAAGCCGCCGACATGGCGGAAATTGCCCAGACCTGTGGGGTACCTGCTAGCCAAATTCTGCTCGACTCCACCTCACTGAACACCTATGAGAATGCTGTGAACGTGAAAAAGTTACTAGCGGCGCAGAACATCACCGGCAAACTACTGCTGGTGACCTCGGCCTACCACATGCCCCGCTCCGTCGCAATCTTTCGCAAACTTGGCCTAGAGGTCATTCCGGCACCCACTGACTATCGCTACCCCTCCATTGCCCGCTCATTGACATGGCAGAATCTCTTCTTGAGCCTCATTCCTACTCCCTATAATATGGACATCACTACCATAGCGCTGCGGGAATATCAGGGACTACTGATCTATCGTCTGCGGGGTTGGCTCTAA
- a CDS encoding MotA/TolQ/ExbB proton channel family protein, whose amino-acid sequence MNIAEIFNRGGLAMWPLLILSILTLGTIFERLWFWSIVLRGETKLAEQILDAARHDWQEATELAANACDQPIGRFLYTPLQLIDTNPEIFRLALEAAADEELSAMRRGEKVLEATITMAPLLGLLGTVLGLISALSSIRLGDIGTPATMGVGLGISEALISTASGLVVAIIALAFQRLFQAFLLQQAQIFRRTGNELELTYRQEWLRQGATNEPEKTFF is encoded by the coding sequence GTGAATATCGCCGAAATTTTTAACCGTGGTGGCTTGGCCATGTGGCCACTGCTGATTCTCTCGATCTTGACCTTGGGCACTATTTTTGAGCGGTTATGGTTTTGGAGCATTGTGCTGCGGGGGGAAACAAAACTAGCTGAGCAAATTCTCGATGCCGCCCGCCATGATTGGCAAGAGGCCACGGAACTGGCGGCGAATGCCTGCGATCAACCGATTGGACGCTTTCTTTATACCCCCTTGCAACTTATCGACACGAACCCCGAGATCTTTCGCCTTGCCCTCGAAGCAGCAGCGGATGAGGAACTCAGCGCCATGCGGCGTGGCGAAAAAGTGTTAGAGGCAACCATTACCATGGCACCGCTGTTGGGGCTGCTGGGAACCGTCTTGGGGTTAATTAGCGCCCTGAGTTCCATTCGCTTAGGGGATATTGGCACCCCAGCCACCATGGGGGTCGGATTGGGCATTAGCGAAGCCCTCATTAGTACCGCCTCTGGCTTAGTGGTAGCCATTATTGCCCTTGCCTTTCAGCGTCTCTTTCAGGCATTTTTGTTACAGCAAGCGCAAATCTTTCGTCGCACCGGCAATGAGTTAGAACTCACCTATCGCCAAGAATGGCTGCGCCAAGGAGCTACCAATGAGCCGGAAAAAACCTTTTTTTAG